One window from the genome of Cyclobacterium amurskyense encodes:
- a CDS encoding addiction module protein: protein MDIQSIKVDLIDWITKLEDRKVLEQIQAYKYRQGEGLSKAHKALLDERIASYEKDPSKVVDWSDVMKEIESGQ, encoded by the coding sequence ATGGATATTCAATCAATAAAAGTCGACTTAATCGATTGGATCACAAAGCTAGAAGATCGAAAAGTACTTGAACAGATCCAGGCTTATAAATATAGGCAAGGTGAAGGGTTAAGTAAGGCTCATAAAGCATTGCTGGATGAGCGGATAGCTTCCTATGAAAAGGATCCTAGCAAAGTGGTGGATTGGAGCGATGTGATGAAGGAGATAGAAAGCGGCCAATGA
- a CDS encoding DUF4221 family protein — protein sequence MKQFFYALLFFFLWACGSADSSGEKAIVADLNFTLDTVKIDSKGEILFLNNELRSAVLDDKKRYLYNLNRQTISIEQIDLDKLVLASILPFEEEGPNGLGEYMLGIKLVEENRFLMSGYKKHALFNSSGKKLFSVGPSEIPAFVSNNEEGNVLYPERLPGTTSSYAGVYIAPGNREPEVLFWDIDKKTYRKVKSPILKKSMQYQTDFDDGTTSLFVGGGEYLKVINGKVLLGLFGSSDLSIKEPGEKDFGKKTFEDGWIPRDKETVFPEKINDRIMFQELLRESLAEISYNSPFWDESRQVYLRFSYELDYSQEPSPPPGQLLPNPSGAKVYLTVYDGNLNMLRESRVPVLDKAPAHHFAKDGKIWIFENIKDEMGFVRLSFDL from the coding sequence ATGAAACAATTCTTTTACGCTTTGCTTTTTTTCTTTTTGTGGGCATGTGGATCTGCCGATTCTTCCGGTGAAAAAGCGATAGTTGCGGATTTGAATTTTACGCTTGATACTGTAAAAATCGATTCCAAAGGAGAAATTCTGTTTCTGAACAATGAACTGCGTTCAGCTGTACTTGACGATAAAAAACGATATCTGTATAACCTAAACCGGCAAACCATTTCTATAGAGCAGATCGATTTGGATAAGTTGGTGCTTGCTTCCATACTTCCATTCGAAGAAGAAGGGCCGAATGGTTTAGGGGAATATATGCTTGGAATAAAACTTGTTGAAGAGAACAGGTTTTTGATGTCGGGCTATAAAAAGCATGCCTTGTTTAACAGCAGCGGAAAAAAACTGTTTTCCGTAGGACCATCGGAAATACCGGCATTTGTTTCAAATAACGAAGAGGGGAACGTGCTATATCCTGAGCGTTTACCCGGTACCACCTCTTCTTATGCCGGCGTATATATAGCTCCCGGTAATAGGGAACCAGAAGTCTTGTTTTGGGATATCGATAAAAAAACCTACCGAAAAGTGAAAAGCCCCATATTAAAAAAATCTATGCAATACCAAACGGATTTTGACGATGGGACCACTTCTTTGTTTGTAGGAGGAGGGGAATACCTGAAGGTGATCAATGGCAAGGTATTGCTGGGCTTGTTTGGAAGTTCAGACCTATCTATTAAGGAACCCGGAGAGAAAGATTTTGGCAAAAAGACTTTTGAAGACGGTTGGATTCCCCGTGATAAAGAAACCGTTTTCCCCGAAAAAATAAACGACAGAATCATGTTTCAAGAGCTCCTCAGGGAAAGCTTGGCTGAAATTTCTTACAACAGTCCTTTCTGGGACGAGAGCCGTCAGGTGTATTTGAGATTTTCATACGAATTGGATTACAGTCAAGAGCCAAGCCCTCCTCCTGGTCAACTCTTACCTAATCCATCTGGAGCCAAAGTCTATCTTACTGTCTATGATGGTAATTTAAATATGCTGCGGGAGTCTCGGGTGCCTGTCTTGGACAAAGCACCTGCTCACCATTTCGCCAAAGACGGCAAAATTTGGATTTTTGAGAATATTAAGGACGAGATGGGGTTTGTCCGCCTTAGTTTTGATTTGTAA
- a CDS encoding type II toxin-antitoxin system RelE/ParE family toxin has translation MSYKVKLLSEASLDIKEIIEWYNEEKQGLGRRFYKSLKSRLNYISNYPFHCQVAYRDIRNILVDKFPYQIHFRIKESEKSIIVIAITHTSRNPRVWKRKR, from the coding sequence ATGAGCTATAAGGTAAAGCTGCTCAGCGAGGCCAGTTTGGATATCAAAGAAATCATTGAATGGTACAATGAAGAAAAGCAGGGTTTAGGTAGACGCTTTTATAAATCTTTGAAATCAAGGCTAAATTACATCAGTAATTATCCGTTTCACTGTCAGGTTGCATATAGAGATATTAGAAATATATTGGTCGATAAGTTTCCTTATCAGATTCATTTTAGGATTAAAGAATCTGAAAAATCCATTATTGTTATTGCAATTACCCATACTAGCAGAAATCCTAGAGTGTGGAAAAGAAAAAGATAG
- a CDS encoding DUF4221 family protein: MKKSFIIVLCGLLVYCGEKNEGKVNVPLEIHFTLDTLLIDPVDEFLYLNAGLQVAALDEKKQYLYNFNPNDYTLEKIDLNKGILADKLPFEKEGPNGVGGMVFGLNLISSNSIAFMGYMNVGLFDLEGSKRSEFTFNDKAFAGDKMAESESFQFLSNQMVDLHTMIGLIRDNSEKTYALGILNTETQSLTKVPLPFEALENFRFRLSSPSRIQMSSPTVTISKHQESYIISNEISNSILIYDNDSLLQIDYQSKLTADKKTGKYNHDFENEEAFKQTSLDMRREINFMAPLWDEEKQLFYRFSHKIIKIGKDVENYQDTESAVYLTVFDPDFNVIAASLVEALNTPPGYHFVKDGKIWMYINRQDEMGFVQLTVDIE; the protein is encoded by the coding sequence ATGAAAAAATCATTCATCATTGTTCTATGTGGTTTATTAGTTTATTGTGGAGAAAAAAACGAGGGCAAAGTGAATGTTCCTTTGGAGATACATTTTACGCTTGATACCCTACTAATCGATCCGGTAGATGAATTTCTTTATTTAAATGCCGGGCTTCAGGTGGCTGCACTTGATGAGAAAAAACAATACTTGTATAATTTTAACCCAAATGATTATACCCTCGAAAAGATTGATTTGAACAAGGGGATACTGGCAGATAAACTTCCCTTTGAAAAGGAAGGACCCAATGGCGTAGGCGGGATGGTTTTTGGATTGAACCTCATTTCCTCCAATTCCATTGCCTTTATGGGCTATATGAATGTAGGACTATTCGATTTAGAAGGAAGCAAGAGGAGTGAATTTACTTTTAATGATAAAGCATTTGCCGGAGACAAGATGGCAGAAAGTGAAAGTTTTCAATTTTTAAGTAACCAGATGGTTGATCTACACACCATGATAGGATTGATTCGAGATAATAGTGAGAAAACCTATGCCTTGGGAATTTTGAATACAGAAACCCAATCCCTCACTAAAGTACCTTTACCTTTTGAAGCATTAGAAAATTTTCGGTTTAGGTTAAGTAGTCCTTCCAGAATCCAAATGTCCTCTCCAACTGTAACGATAAGTAAGCACCAAGAAAGTTACATTATCAGCAATGAAATTTCAAACAGTATTCTCATTTATGATAATGACAGCCTGTTGCAGATCGATTACCAGAGTAAATTGACTGCTGATAAAAAAACAGGGAAATACAATCATGATTTTGAAAACGAAGAGGCGTTTAAGCAGACATCCTTAGACATGCGTAGGGAGATTAATTTTATGGCTCCCCTTTGGGATGAAGAGAAGCAGCTGTTTTACCGGTTTTCCCATAAAATTATCAAAATAGGAAAGGATGTAGAAAATTATCAGGATACTGAATCAGCCGTGTACCTGACTGTTTTTGACCCTGATTTTAATGTGATTGCAGCGTCTCTTGTTGAAGCGCTAAATACACCACCTGGCTACCATTTTGTCAAGGACGGTAAAATATGGATGTATATAAATAGGCAAGACGAAATGGGCTTTGTGCAGTTAACTGTGGATATTGAATAG